A window of the Brassica napus cultivar Da-Ae chromosome C5, Da-Ae, whole genome shotgun sequence genome harbors these coding sequences:
- the LOC106435695 gene encoding ATP-dependent DNA helicase PIF2-like — protein sequence MTYEDLKSLGLAKIEKYLRRNGNSLANLNGMLLAEDLVMDKNINHLIMDEKCYNREELKGEHEKLLATITDEQKLIYDEILHAVNHKHGGMFFVYGNGGTGKTFLWRVLGSALRSRGKIVLNVASSGIAALLLQGGRTAHSRFGIPIAVNEFSTCSISASSHQADLIKEAELIIWDEAPTMSKHCFQTLDRTMRDILKCDKVFGGKVIVFGGDFRQILPVIVGGNRVETVLSALNLSYLWSSCKVRELTKNMRLLGRR from the coding sequence ATGACATACGAAGACTTAAAAAGCTTGGGATTagcaaaaatagagaaatatttgCGGAGGAACGGAAATTCGTTGGCTAATTTGAATGGGATGCTTCTTGCTGAAGACTTGGTtatggataaaaatattaaccatcTCATTATGGATGAGAAGTGCTACAATCGGGAAGAGTTAAAAGGCGAACATGAAAAGTTACTAGCAACGATAACAGATGAGCAAAAGCTTATTTATGATGAAATACTACATGCAGTAAATCATAAACATGGAGGTATGTTTTTCGTTTACGGTAATGGTGGGACAGGAAAAACATTTTTATGGAGGGTTTTAGGCTCTGCTCTTCGGTCAAGAGGGAAAATAGTCTTAAATGTTGCATCAAGTGGTATAGCTGCTCTTCTGTTGCAAGGGGGAAGAACAGCTCACTCTAGGTTTGGGATTCCTATTGCCGTCAATGAGTTTTCAACATGCTCGATAAGTGCTAGTTCACATCAAGCAGATTTGATTAAAGAGGCTGAACTCATTATATGGGACGAAGCTCCAACGATGAGTAAACACTGCTTTCAAACTTTAGATAGAACTATGAGAGATATACTCAAATGTGACAAGGTTTTTGGTGGTAAGGTAATCGTCTTTGGTGGAGATTTTCGGCAGATCTTACCAGTCATAGTTGGAGGCAATAGAGTGGAAACTGTGTTGTCAGCTTTGAACTTATCATATCTGTGGTCAAGTTGCAAAGTTAGGGAACTCACAAAGAATATGCGCCTTCTAGGGCGGAGATAA
- the LOC106435696 gene encoding uncharacterized protein LOC106435696 — protein MGSSPPPVDPVLQSPVKSYSQAATQSSRDLEGKLINVMRFSPVVDIQGGVASVDLPEELLTESKPLWSAFVIGHFMGDAPHIGKVHAIVNRIWSFPDRSAKIDAHFISPRTVLFRIDNQHLKERVLKRTFWHIADIPIVVRGWCPKTASAPPDLTAIPLWVDLQGVPDHLFSDTGLAFFGDTIGRTVKLHRNTERCVRLDVARLLVVMNLEEPIPSTINVRGSGETITVSYPWLPPRCLGCQLWGHTDKTCSKNKHIKDKTEGAKEKEKDPVGSDTEAPLTNSARETEVSKSIDTDKPVQEVENVEKTETTIDKEHTEEDGNISVSDKEAGNNGVSENEEPWLMVPLSSPSGSRKLEKPETSKVPEDQSKTSPSRFHLLRKELEEGEMEDEDESASSEEESSVEIRETLEKRKQLEKEKSGNVSVNLLFKSDQCITVWVTSESGEKFLCSCVYASNFAAARQHLWSELAYIKARYVLPAVPWIVMGDFNETLASSEHSRGSLSNAGLRGMQAFQSAVAHCNLTDLTSIGPTFTWTNKKKENPIAKKLDRVLVNDHWLHQFPQSYGSVEPSGVSDHTRYWVRLNTTAMGKKRPFKFFNFLADHPDFLDTVAASWNSTEQIFHSTSALFRFHKKLKLLKPLLRRLNQNRFGNIPKRTQNAFEKLCEKQRSALQDPTKASFTEAADAMNDWNHWASIEESFLRQKSRITWLQQDDQNSLFFFKIVQGRTSYNMIRQLTLPSGEVITDLHKIKGIAASHFENFLNQSPQTVALTNSAQLTDLLDFRCPDHTAQLLTHPISEAEIRNVLFSMPSSKAPGPDGFPADFYRASWDIIKKDFIIAVQSFFMFGFLPRGVNATILTLIPKHGDAREIKDYRPISCCNILYKVISKILANRLKVLLPELIEPNQCAFVKGRLLLENVLLATELVKNYHKESIQPRSVLKLDISKAFDSVNWVFITSTLRALGIPEMFIHWIHTCLSSATFSVSVNGELEGFFGSERGLRQGCALSPYLFVIAVNVLSRMLNKGALSQRFGFHPQCRKVNLTHLSFADDLMIFTDGAVESLKGIFEILTEFEGLSGLVINPAKSSIFMADRIRQEFKDEAHRLGIPTDSLPVRYLGLPLTTKTMTKADYEPLIDQIRTRMVSWSSRCLSYAGRLQLVKTVIGSITNFWCSVFRLPKTCLNTIEGMCAAFLWSGSPNTHTKAKVVWEDICRPKDEGGLGIRRLTDTSRVFALSLIWRLLTNSGSMWVAWTKTYLLNTHSFWDTKGNHAGSWIWRKLLKLRDQAAPFMKSEIGNGKGTLFWYENWLPVGRLIDIAGALGTQVLGISRYATVSDAASGGQWNIRRCRGCHLRAMIACINSVPAPAEDADEDRTLWRHGDGEYKEKFSSTETWEQLRGSYPKLQWCKVVWFRQSIPRFSFITWLAFKDRLATGTRTRAWGIVQPCLLCGEPDETRDHLFFACPFSFTIWLDLVEFILGPNANPDWTTTITSITSNRRKETDRCLLKLALQASIHSIWRERNSRRHNNNPTSTGQLVHYIDKTIRNRLSSLRQRNPTFYAETMQRWFERTS, from the exons ATGGGTTCCTCACCACCGCCTGTTGACCCCGTTCTACAGTCCCCGGTGAAATCCTACTCCCAAGCTGCTACTCAAAGTTCACGTGATCTAGAAGGAAAACTAATAAACGTTATGCGTTTCTCACCGGTGGTGGATATACAAGGAGGTGTAGCATCTGTTGACCTGCCAGAAGAACTTCTCACTGAATCCAAACCTTTGTGGTCTGCATTTGTTATTGGACACTTCATGGGGGATGCTCCACACATCGGAAAAGTCCACGCCATAGTAAACCGCATCTGGTCATTCCCGGATAGATCAGCAAAGATAGATGCTCACTTCATCAGTCCACGTACGGTTCTCTTCCGCATTGATAACCAGCACCTGAAGGAGAGAGTCTTGAAGAGAACTTTTTGGCATATCGCGGATATACCTATTGTGGTACGAGGATGGTGTCCTAAAACTGCCTCTGCGCCACCTGATCTTACGGCTATTCCGCTATGGGTGGATCTCCAAGGGGTCCCGGACCACCTGTTCTCCGACACTGGTCTTGCCTTCTTTGGGGACACAATCGGCCGTACCGTCAAGCTTCACCGTAATACGGAACGATGCGTCCGTCTTGACGTTGCGCGTTTACTCGTGGTTATGAACCTAGAGGAACCTATACCTTCGACTATAAATGTCAGAGGATCTGGAGAGACAATCACTGTCAGCTACCCGTGGTTACCCCCACGATGCCTTGGATGTCAGTTATGGGGTCACACTGATAAAACATGCTCCAAGAATAAGCACATCAAAGATAAAACAGAAGGtgctaaagaaaaagaaaaggatcCCGTGGGTTCTGATACGGAGGCTCCTCTGACCAACTCGGCCAGGGAAACAGAGGTCTCAAAAAGTATTGACACTGACAAACCTGTGCAGGAGGTGGAGAACGTGGAAAAGACGGAAACTACAATAGACAAGGAGCATACCGAAGAAGACGGTAACATTAGCGTATCGGATAAGGAAGCGGGTAATAATGGTGTTTCTGAGAACGAAGAACCATGGCTTATGGTCCCACTGAGCTCGCCTTCTGGGAGTCGGAAACTTGAAAAGCCGGAAACAAGTAAGGTGCCCGAAGATCAAAGCAAAACCTCACCGTCCCGTTTCCATTTGCTACGCAAGGAGCTTGAGGAGGGTGAAATGGAAGATGAAGACGAAAGTGCAAGCTCCGAGGAGGAAAGCTCAGTCGAAATAAGGGAAACACTTGAGAAGAGGAAACAATTGGAGAAGGAAAAGTCTG GAAACGTCTCCGTTAACCTTCTGTTTAAGAGTGACCAATGCATCACCGTGTGGGTAACCTCGGAAAGTGGGGAGAAATTTTTGTGCTCATGTGTTTATGCCTCCAACTTTGCTGCCGCCAGACAGCACCTCTGGAGTGAATTGGCTTACATAAAGGCACGGTATGTACTACCTGCAGTCCCATGGATTGTGATGGGTGACTTCAACGAAACGCTAGCTTCCTCAGAGCACTCAAGGGGATCCCTTTCAAACGCAGGCCTCCGGGGGATGCAAGCTTTCCAGTCTGCGGTTGCACACTGCAACCTCACCGACCTCACTTCAATTGGTCCTACATTCACATGGACCaataagaaaaaagagaatCCGATCGCAAAGAAACTGGATCGAGTTCTTGTCAATGACCACTGGTTGCACCAATTTCCGCAATCTTATGGAAGTGTGGAGCCTTCGGGCGTCTCAGATCATACACGTTACTGGGTTAGGCTAAACACTACCGCGATGGGGAAGAAGCGACCTTTCAAGTTTTTCAACTTTCTGGCCGATCATCCGGATTTTTTGGATACAGTTGCTGCGTCTTGGAACTCCACCGAACAGATCTTCCACTCCACGTCGGCGCTATTCAGATTCCACAAAAAGCTGAAACTTCTCAAACCCTTACTGCGGAGACTCAATCAAAACAGATTCGGTAACATACCAAAAAGAACTCAAAATGCTTTTGAGAAACTTTGCGAGAAACAAAGGTCGGCATTGCAGGACCCTACGAAAGCATCATTTACGGAGGCTGCAGATGCCATGAACGACTGGAACCATTGGGCATCGATAGAGGAAAGTTTTCTGCGTCAGAAATCAAGAATCACGTGGCTGCAACAGGACGATCAGAATTCCTTATTCTTCTTCAAAATTGTCCAGGGTAGAACATCCTACAACATGATACGACAGCTCACCTTACCTTCTGGCGAGGTAATCACTGACCTCCACAAGATCAAGGGAATTGCGGCATCACACTTCGAAAATTTCCTCAACCAATCCCCCCAAACGGTAGCGTTGACAAACTCAGCCCAACTAACTGACCTTTTGGATTTCAGATGCCCGGATCACACAGCACAGCTACTTACTCATCCTATTTCTGAAGCTGAGATTCGCAATGTATTGTTCTCCATGCCTTCTAGCAAGGCTCCGGGGCCAGACGGTTTTCCAGCTGATTTTTACAGAGCTTCATGGGATATCATAAAGAAAGACTTCATCATTGCAGTACAGTCCTTCTTCATGTTTGGTTTTCTTCCTCGAGGGGTCAATGCAACCATACTAACGCTTATACCTAAACATGGGGATGCAAGGGAGATAAAAGACTACAGACCAATAAGTTGCTGCAACATTTTATATAAAGTGATCTCCAAAATTCTTGCAAACAGATTAAAGGTGCTACTACCGGAGCTGATAGAACCGAATCAGTGCGCTTTTGTCAAAGGTCGTCTCCTGCTCGAAAATGTCTTGCTTGCTACGGAACTCGTCAAGAACTATCACAAGGAATCAATACAGCCACGAAGCGTCCTCAAGCTGGATATTTCAAAGGCTTTCGACTCTGTAAACTGGGTCTTCATCACGAGTACACTTCGAGCATTGGGTATCCCGGAAATGTTCATTCACTGGATCCACACATGTCTATCCAGTGCCACATTCTCTGTTTCTGTTAATGGTGAACTGGAGGGTTTTTTTGGAAGTGAGCGTGGCTTGCGACAAGGATGCGCTCTGTCTCCGTATCTGTTCGTCATTGCCGTAAATGTATTGTCACGAATGTTAAACAAGGGAGCTCTCTCTCAGCGATTTGGGTTCCATCCTCAATGCAGGAAGGTAAATCTTACTCACCTGAGTTTTGCGGATGATCTTATGATTTTCACAGATGGTGCAGTGGAGTCCCTTAAGGGGATATTCGAAATTCTAACTGAGTTTGAAGGTCTCTCCGGTCTGGTTATAAACCCGGCAAAATCCTCTATCTTCATGGCTGACCGGATTAGACAGGAGTTCAAGGACGAGGCTCATAGACTAGGTATTCCTACTGATTCCCTACCGGTGCGATATCTAGGACTGCCACTCACAACGAAAACAATGACCAAAGCAGACTACGAGCCACTCATTGATCAGATTCGTACTCGAATGGTTTCTTGGTCAAGTAGATGCCTCTCATATGCGGGACGGTTACAACTTGTAAAAACGGTCATTGGGAGCATTACAAATTTCTGGTGCTCGGTTTTTCGACTACCAAAGACCTGTCTCAATACAATCGAGGGGATGTGTGCGGCTTTTCTATGGTCTGGATCACCGAATACACACACAAAGGCAAAGGTTGTGTGGGAGGATATTTGCCGACCAAAAGATGAGGGCGGTTTGGGTATTAGACGACTAACGGATACTTCAAGGGTCTTCGCTCTAAGTTTGATTTGGAGGTTACTCACAAACTCTGGTTCTATGTGGGTGGCTTGGACGAAGACTTACTTGCTAAACACTCATAGTTTCTGGGATACCAAAGGCAACCACGCAGGATCTTGGATTTGGCGAAAACTCCTGAAGCTCAGGGACCAAGCGGCACCTTTCATGAAATCGGAGATAGGAAATGGTAAGGGTACCCTATTCTGGTATGAAAACTGGTTACCGGTGGGTAGACTTATTGACATTGCAGGTGCTTTAGGAACACAAGTGTTAGGCATCTCCCGCTATGCAACCGTCTCAGACGCTGCCTCTGGGGGACAATGGAACATACGTCGGTGTCGAGGCTGTCACCTACGGGCGATGATAGCCTGCATCAACTCTGTTCCAGCTCCAGCGGAGGATGCGGATGAGGATAGGACTCTATGGCGTCACGGAGATGGGGAATAcaaagagaaattttcgagCACCGAAACATGGGAGCAATTACGGGGTTCATACCCCAAATTACAATGGTGTAAAGTTGTTTGGTTTCGACAAAGCATCCCACGTTTTTCTTTCATCACTTGGTTGGCTTTTAAGGATAGGTTGGCGACAGGAACGAGAACAAGAGCTTGGGGTATTGTTCAACCTTGCCTCCTATGTGGAGAACCTGACGAAACTCGCGACCACCTATTCTTCGCATGCCCTTTTTCCTTTACGATTTGGCTCGACCTGGTGGAGTTCATACTGGGACCAAATGCAAATCCTGACTGGACAACAACTATCACCTCCATCACCTCTAATCGAAGGAAAGAGACGGACAGATGCTTGTTGAAGCTTGCCCTCCAGGCAAGCATTCATAGCATATGGCGTGAGCGGAACAGCAGGAGACACAACAACAATCCTACAAGCACTGGGCAGTTGGTTCACTACATCGACAAAACAATTAGAAACAGGTTATCTTCCCTCAGGCAAAGAAATCCTACCTTCTATGCCGAAACAATGCAGAGATGGTTCGAAAGGACATCTTGA